Proteins encoded together in one Acidobacteriota bacterium window:
- the argB gene encoding acetylglutamate kinase, with protein sequence VVHGGGAALTRTLARLGKKSEFVGGLRVTDAETRDVALMVLAGAVNKQLVAELALAGAPAMGLCGGDAMMFRARKRPPNGHDLGFVGDICDADPRWLHTLWDGGCIPVLASLALGLDGEYYNVNADQMAAACAAACAADVLVFLTDVAGVQNAHGDVMPSLSLAQVPALVDAAVIGGGMLPKLEACGQALRQGVERVVITPAVEAGTLAQICASQLDTGTQVTA encoded by the coding sequence CGGTCGTCCATGGCGGCGGTGCCGCGCTCACCCGCACGCTGGCGCGCTTGGGAAAGAAGAGCGAGTTCGTCGGCGGACTGCGCGTCACCGACGCGGAGACGCGCGACGTTGCCCTCATGGTGCTGGCCGGCGCGGTCAACAAACAACTCGTCGCCGAGCTTGCGCTTGCCGGCGCGCCTGCGATGGGCCTGTGCGGTGGCGACGCGATGATGTTCCGCGCGCGCAAGCGTCCCCCCAACGGACACGACCTCGGCTTCGTCGGCGATATCTGCGACGCGGACCCGCGCTGGCTCCACACGCTTTGGGATGGTGGTTGCATCCCGGTGCTCGCCAGCCTCGCCCTCGGCCTCGATGGCGAGTATTACAACGTGAATGCCGACCAGATGGCCGCCGCGTGCGCCGCCGCCTGCGCGGCCGACGTACTTGTCTTTCTCACCGACGTCGCCGGGGTGCAGAACGCCCACGGTGACGTGATGCCTTCGCTCTCGCTCGCGCAGGTTCCTGCGCTGGTGGACGCCGCCGTGATCGGCGGCGGCATGTTGCCGAAACTCGAAGCGTGCGGCCAGGCGCTGCGTCAGGGCGTGGAGCGGGTCGTCATCACGCCCGCCGTCGAAGCCGGTACGCTCGCGCAGATCTGCGCGAGCCAGCTCGATACCGGGACGCAGGTGACGGCATGA